Proteins encoded together in one Lathyrus oleraceus cultivar Zhongwan6 chromosome 5, CAAS_Psat_ZW6_1.0, whole genome shotgun sequence window:
- the LOC127082702 gene encoding non-specific lipid-transfer protein 1, whose amino-acid sequence MMASQKTVVAVIFVVCMLLMTTRLDASVQIDDVSCSEAISTLLPCLAFLEGSLPPTPSVDCCTGVTNLFNKANTTPIKRSVCQCLKDASTKFAVKPDRAAQLPQLCHIQLSFPISSSIDCTKIQ is encoded by the exons ATGATGGCAAGCCAGAAGACTGTTGTTGCGGTAATATTTGTTGTATGTATGTTATTAATGACGACAAGATTAGATGCAAGTGTTCAAATTGATGATGTTTCATGTTCAGAGGCAATTTCAACTCTGTTGCCATGTCTAGCTTTTTTAGAAGGTTCTCTTCCACCAACACCATCTGTTGACTGTTGCACTGGAGTTACTAATTTGTTCAATAAGGCTAACACGACTCCTATTAAGAGAAGTGTCTGCCAATGTCTCAAAGATGCTTCTACTAAATTTGCAGTTAAACCAGACAGGGCTGCTCAACTTCCACAACTCTGTCACATTCAATTGTCATTTCCAATTAGTTCTTCTATTGATTGCACCAA GATTCAATGA
- the LOC127085460 gene encoding uncharacterized protein LOC127085460 isoform X1, translated as MYPVQYAPQPYVAAVTPAFNQQPAQAYQAPPAYRPAPIQQRAVAPPAYQQAPAAPVYQQPRAQAPRQNAQNQNRRQGERVTFNPIPMSYTELYPSLLQKGLVVPRPMGPPPDRLPLWYNPNAHCPFHEGAPGHDLEGCYALKHRVRELIESKILSFKDMGPNVKNNPLPPHGDPAVNAIEDVYVGVTVDKVEDVKTPLAAFHARLVEAGLVNVDHDNCKECATHPKGCQVVRDNIQDLMDKGVLQVSSVAKNEDVLVIEPCFNLPEPVEIPYYSGGVVPVNSELSPIEICMPAPFPYESTKAVPWKYEITAVDKVVEGSSDAEVTKAVSEDVTNIAGMSRMTRSGRVYAPEFNVTPQGPNKGSTVVAPTKEPEVVQSEDAVEFLKLIKRSDYKVVDQLHQTPSKISILSLLLNSQAHREALLKVLAQAHVTQSITVDQFDGVVANITACNTLSFSGEELPEDGQNHNRV; from the coding sequence ATGTATCCAGTCCAGTACGCTCCTCAGCCGTACGTAGCTGCTGTGACGCCTGCATTCAATCAACAGCCTGCTCAGGCTTATCAAGCGCCTCCAGCTTACCGACCAGCTCCAATTCAACAACGTGCCGTGGCTCCGCCAGCTTATCAACAAGCACCGGCAGCTCCTGTTTATCAACAACCGAGAGCTCAAGCGCCGAGGCAGAATGCTCAGAACCAAAATAGGAGACAAGGGGAGAGGGTGACCTTCAATCCAATTCCAATGTCCTACActgagctttatccctccttgttgcAAAAGGGTTTGGTGGTTCCCAGACCTATGGGACCTCCACCTGATCGTCTGCCTCTGTGGTACAACCCTAATGCACACTGTCCTTTTCACGAAGGTGCCCCCGGGCATGACCTAGAGGGTTGTTACGCTCTGAAGCATAGGGTTCGGGAATTGATTGAGAGCAAGATCTTGTCTTTTAAGGACATGGGACCGAAtgtgaagaacaatcctcttcctCCCCATGGAGATCCTGCGGTAAACGCCATTGAAGACGTTTATGTTGGTGTTACGGTTGATAAGGTGGAGGATGTTAAGACTCCTTTGGCAGCATTCCATGCCCGATTGGTGGAAGCTGGCCTGGTTAATGTTGATCATGACAACTGTAAAGAGTGTGCCACACACCCAAAGGGATGTCAGGTGGTACGAGACAACATTCAAGATCTGATGGATAAAGGAGTGCTTCAAGTCTCCAGTGTTGCAAAGAACGAAGACGTGTTGGTAATTGAACCTTGTTTCAATTTACCTGAACCGGTCGAGATCCCATATTATAGTGGTGGAGTGGTTCCAGTGAATAGTGAGTTGTCGCCTATCGAGATATGTATGCCCGCGCCTTTTCCATATGAGAGCACCAAGGCCGTGCCTTGGAAATATGAGATTACTGCTGTGGATAAGGTTGTGGAAGGAAGTTCAGACGCTGAGGTGACAAAAGCTGTAAGTGAAGACGTCACCAATATTGCAGGGATGAGCagaatgacccgtagtggtcgagtcTATGCGCCCGAATTCAATGTAACTCCTCAAGGGCCAAACAAGGGATCAACAGTTGTAGCTCCCACTAAAGAACCCGAAGTGGTTCAATCCGAAGATGCTGTTGAATTCTTGAAGTTGATCAAGAGAAGTGACTACAAGGTTGTGGATCAGCTGCATCAAACGCCATCTAAAATCTCTATTCTATCTCTGTTATTGAACTCCCAAGCCCATAGGGAAGCTTTGTTGAAGGTGCTTGCACAAGCTCATGTAACACAAAGCATAACGGTAGACCAGTTTGATGGGGTAGTTGCAAATATCACAGCCTGCAATACTTTGAGCTTCAGTGGAGAGGAGTTACCTGAGGATGGACAAAATCACAATcgtgtgtag